From Capillibacterium thermochitinicola:
GCCCCGCCGGCCAGAATCCAGGCTTCTGCGGAGACCCGCAAATTGGGCAAGGGAATCCACAGGGCCCGGGCCACCGGTAATTTCGGAAGGTCCGCCTCGGGGTTCACGACTTCAATCTCGTTCACCAACAGGCGGTAGCGGCTGCCCAGATCGATAAGGGAAGCGTTTACCCCCCGGCCGGCCGGAACATTAAAGACCAGGCGGGGAGGATCGGCTTTCCCGCCAATGGACAACGGGTGGATCTCCAAGGCGGGCTGCCCGGCGGCGATTGACTCGCAAACCTCGAGCATATGAGCGCCCAGTACCTTCATGTTGTCTTTCACCAGATGGTAAGTGTAGTCTTCCATGAAGGATGTACCGCCGGCCAGACCATGCCCCATCACCTTCATGGCCCGGACCAGCGCCGCGGTTTTCCAGTCGCCCTCGGCGCCAAAACCGTAACCGGCGGCCATTAGGCGTTGGACCGCCAACCCCGGCAACTGTGTTAAGCCGGTCAAATTCTCAAAAGTAGTGGTAAAGCCCTTGAAGCCGCCTTCTTCCAGGAATTTTTTCATCCCGAGCTCAATCTTGGCCGCTTCGACCAGGGCGTCCCTTTTGGCGCCGCCGGGGCTGAGCTCCGGCTGAAGTTTATACTTGGCTTCGTACTCGGCGAGCAACGCCTTAATCTCGTCCTCTTTGACCGCTTCCACGTAGCCGACCAGATCGCCCAGGCCGTAACCGTTGACGGAGAACCCCAGTTTAATCTGGGCCCCCACTTTATCGCCCTCGGTGACGGCAACCTCTCTCATGTTGTCGCCAAAACGGGCAAACTTGGCTCCCTGGAGGTCATCCCATGCCAGCGCCGCCCGGATCCAAACCGCCAGTTGCTTGATGACCTCTTCATCCTGCCAGTAACCGACGATCACTTTGCGGGCTTTTCCCAGGCGGGTGCAGATAAAGCCATATTCCCGGTCGCCGTGGGCGGACTGGTTCAAATTCATGAAATCCATGTCAATCTCCGACCAGGGGATCTCCCGGTTGAACTGAGTGTGGAGATGCGCCAAGGGTTTTTGGAGCATTTTTAAACCGGCAATCCACATTTTGGCCGGGGAGAAGGTGTGCATCCAGGTGATGAGGCCGATACAGTTGGGGGAACTGTTGGCGTCAATACACAAGTTCAAAATGGTCTCCGGAGAAGTGAGCACCGGCTTGTAAACCACTTTGACCGGGATTTTGCTGTTTTCCGACAGACTCTTGGCGATAATTTGCGAGTGTTCCGCAACTTTATTTAACGTTTCTTCTCCATAAAGATGTTGGCTTCCAGTAACAAACCAAACCTCTTTTTGGGCAAAATCAATCCCCATTACACATCCTCCTTTGAAAAAAATACATAATAAAAAAACTAACAAGCGAGAAACAAATGGACCTCGGAAGGATGGCAGGGTTTTGGGTTACCTCTTTATTGCTTCGCCATTGGCAAACATTTTCCTTCTAAAAAATCATATACCCGGCTAATGAAAACAACCCCTCAAGGCTAAGGGGTTGTTTCCGTTTCCTGCGCCTCCTCCAATGGCGCCTGGAACCGCCTGAAAAGAGTTTATTCGATCACAAGCCCCGCCAAAACCTGTTGATAATCCCGGAGCGCCTCTTCTTTAACGGAAAGGGCGGTATCCAAAAGAAGCAGGTAATAGATCTCGCCGTCAAACCGCCTGTACACCGGCCCCGCGGCATAATAGTGGACACCTTCCCCCTGGCGTGGTACGTCCCGGGGTTCCTCCAACAAAATACCGGGAAACCGCGGGGCTGTCCGCTGGTCACCGGTCACATAACAGTACCCGCCACCTTCGGCCGGATAGAGTTCCGGCGTTTCCAGTTCATATGTTTTCCGCCCGTCCATGGAACCGAGTTCCCGGACGGCTTGTCCCCCGAGCACCGTCGAGAGAAAGTCGTCCAAGGTCTCGCCAACTTCCGGCCGGCGGGCAAAAAGTAAAATTGACGGCAGTACACTCCCCTGGAAGCCCCGCTTCCCCGGCGGTTTGACCAGGACCGCCACACTCCGGTTCTGCATGGGACCGACCCGCACGTCCCACTCGGCAGGAATGGTTAGCGAAAACCCAAACAACCGGTTAACCAATTTAAAACCCGTTTCGTCGGCATAGAACTGCCATAACTTTTCGTTGTCCACGGAGGCTTCCGCCGGGAGCGGCAAAAACCGGTTCTGCACAATCTGGCCGAGCAGTCTTTCCATGTAACCGGCGTAACCCAGAATTTCATGGGCATACGTCAGCGCCATGACGGCATGGGAAGGCATCGAGGCCAGAACCGCCGCATAGGCGTAATCTTCCCAAAACTCCGGCGGCAATTCGGCCGGTTG
This genomic window contains:
- the araA gene encoding L-arabinose isomerase: MGIDFAQKEVWFVTGSQHLYGEETLNKVAEHSQIIAKSLSENSKIPVKVVYKPVLTSPETILNLCIDANSSPNCIGLITWMHTFSPAKMWIAGLKMLQKPLAHLHTQFNREIPWSEIDMDFMNLNQSAHGDREYGFICTRLGKARKVIVGYWQDEEVIKQLAVWIRAALAWDDLQGAKFARFGDNMREVAVTEGDKVGAQIKLGFSVNGYGLGDLVGYVEAVKEDEIKALLAEYEAKYKLQPELSPGGAKRDALVEAAKIELGMKKFLEEGGFKGFTTTFENLTGLTQLPGLAVQRLMAAGYGFGAEGDWKTAALVRAMKVMGHGLAGGTSFMEDYTYHLVKDNMKVLGAHMLEVCESIAAGQPALEIHPLSIGGKADPPRLVFNVPAGRGVNASLIDLGSRYRLLVNEIEVVNPEADLPKLPVARALWIPLPNLRVSAEAWILAGGAHHTGFSQAVTKEYLEIFAEIAGIEFLLIDEKTDLRQFKNELRWNELYYQLNR